Proteins from a single region of Phormidium ambiguum IAM M-71:
- a CDS encoding EAL domain-containing protein encodes MMNNHIRVLIVEDNPDDAELMLLELELSGYSVIWERVENIREMSAALDRQNWDMILADYSLPQFNALAALSFVQEKNLDLPFIIVSGSIGEEIAVAAMRAGAHDYLLKNSLSRLVPAAERELREAQIRQERRQALQDIQTLAFYDELTGLPNRTLFLQDLQNYIDEYKEQPSLFGVVFLDIDRYRSVKYGFGHIKSNQFLIKVAQRLAAWMQPTDSKVSRTNGGLLARVGEDAFGLLFKDLLNLDELSQKVTQIHQILQLPFQVDKSLIYSSVSIGVVDSTMAYNQAEEFLRAADTATYNAKKQLINTVVFNSQMQTEELERLRLEADLQQAIKEQKLHLNYQPIICLNTNKVIGFEALVRWYHEERGWVSPEKFIPLAEQTGLIIPLGEWVLTETCRQINLWEKALENSLPLSVAVNLSGVQLTQANLVSVVENLYHSFCSNKIYFKLEVTESVLMKNGEVASEALAKLRANGIQICIDDFGTGYSSLAYLHILPIDFVKIDRSFVIQMTEDAKNLDIVETIITLAHRLDLKVIAEGVETERQKEILRSLGCEYGQGYFFSKPLSPNAIINWIASWGEKEDVVTRSHNWD; translated from the coding sequence ATGATGAATAACCATATCCGGGTGCTTATAGTTGAAGATAATCCAGATGACGCAGAATTAATGCTATTAGAACTGGAATTGAGCGGTTATAGCGTAATCTGGGAACGAGTGGAAAATATTCGGGAAATGAGTGCAGCCCTCGATCGCCAAAACTGGGATATGATTTTGGCAGATTACTCTTTACCACAATTCAATGCCTTAGCTGCGCTGTCTTTCGTACAGGAAAAAAATTTAGATTTGCCTTTCATTATAGTTTCTGGTTCCATAGGAGAAGAAATTGCTGTAGCAGCAATGCGAGCAGGTGCTCATGATTATTTACTCAAAAATAGTTTATCTCGATTAGTACCAGCAGCAGAGCGAGAATTACGAGAAGCACAGATTAGGCAAGAACGTAGACAAGCGTTACAAGATATACAAACGCTGGCATTTTATGACGAATTAACAGGATTACCAAATCGCACACTTTTTCTCCAAGATTTACAAAATTATATTGATGAGTATAAAGAACAGCCAAGTTTATTCGGCGTGGTATTTTTGGATATCGATCGCTATCGAAGTGTTAAATATGGATTTGGACATATTAAAAGTAATCAATTTTTAATTAAAGTTGCTCAAAGATTAGCCGCGTGGATGCAACCTACTGATAGTAAAGTAAGTAGAACTAATGGCGGTTTACTAGCACGGGTCGGTGAAGATGCCTTTGGTTTATTATTTAAAGATTTACTAAATTTGGATGAACTAAGCCAAAAAGTTACTCAAATCCATCAAATTCTCCAACTTCCATTTCAAGTTGATAAATCATTGATTTATTCATCTGTTAGTATTGGCGTTGTGGATAGCACAATGGCTTACAATCAAGCAGAAGAATTTTTGCGTGCTGCCGATACTGCTACTTATAACGCAAAAAAACAATTAATCAATACTGTAGTTTTCAATTCCCAAATGCAAACTGAGGAACTAGAAAGACTACGGCTAGAAGCTGATTTACAACAAGCAATTAAAGAACAAAAACTACATTTAAATTATCAACCAATTATTTGTTTAAATACTAATAAAGTTATTGGATTTGAAGCATTAGTGAGATGGTATCATGAAGAAAGAGGTTGGGTTTCACCAGAAAAATTTATTCCTCTAGCTGAACAAACTGGATTAATTATTCCCTTGGGTGAATGGGTATTAACTGAAACTTGTCGGCAAATTAATTTGTGGGAAAAAGCTTTAGAAAATTCCTTGCCTTTAAGCGTTGCAGTTAACCTGTCAGGAGTGCAATTGACACAAGCTAATTTAGTAAGTGTTGTAGAAAATCTTTACCATTCTTTTTGCAGCAATAAAATTTATTTTAAACTAGAAGTTACGGAAAGTGTGTTAATGAAAAATGGGGAAGTCGCCAGCGAAGCTTTAGCAAAATTAAGAGCAAATGGTATCCAAATTTGTATTGATGATTTTGGTACAGGTTATTCATCCTTAGCTTATTTACATATTTTGCCAATTGATTTTGTCAAGATCGATCGCTCTTTTGTAATTCAAATGACAGAAGATGCCAAAAATTTAGATATTGTAGAAACAATTATTACTTTAGCCCATCGTTTAGATTTAAAGGTAATTGCTGAAGGTGTAGAAACTGAAAGACAAAAGGAAATTTTGCGATCGCTTGGCTGTGAATATGGACAAGGATACTTTTTCTCGAAACCCCTATCTCCAAACGCAATTATCAATTGGATAGCTAGCTGGGGAGAGAAAGAAGATGTCGTGACACGATCGCACAATTGGGATTAG
- a CDS encoding plasmid replication protein, CyRepA1 family encodes MKCKPDYIEQNHWNEWLASGVDPDMISLCVTSLKGESIYNHLCYSSELPRNSAGRLSLGFIKRYEHATCGGWWCNGVDPGTGEAIEWGCFKPNQPRLGAKNKLIKYEHPPKIPTRAFFLPVTLQVWLKIAERFNLVIPDNVEVTETGEALGFWRWVITQLPLPIVITEGAKKAAALLSIGFVAIALPGIWNGRRVDQINKTATLTPDLQPFVKSGRQFAFCFDRDTKTQTVTAVNLAIKKTAQLLINEGKCPVKVITWNTPQKGVDDLIVAEGAAAFEEAYDNALSLGQWSWLIKKRSSLTIPAKVKLNVADLSTIGLELPQTGIIAISSGKGTGKTKLISQVTADNERLLSLTHRIFLGRSLAERLGYTWRTDADKGNGYYIDENGYPTWRLGLCVESLLGIRPFQFFGATVVIDEVCQVFRALLTSSTCNKEGRRPAILARFEEIIKVAARVIIADADLDNYAIDYVKALRGEDEVFLIENQYQTPGYACTVYNCLDHSAIVADTVEMATGGKRLFIATDSLKSSNVLVNLLESGISRDRILVINSETVNLTAQREYVRQINEKLSLYDIVIATPSMSTGVSIEAEWFDAVIGIFYGVVNDADIAQSLARVRHPIPRYIWVAKSGKNFCSVSKSESPYVILRELKSRWDLEVGLIRMSLSPEMLAIVNIPIDWENCCHKKLWSQIEANSNWAMWNLREAVIARLKYEGNYLKFMTVNSSQFFRNLTKKVSNKIQLSHYQAVANSRILSSSEKAKLESQEVITAAERLNLEKTQAAEWLAVTKESEVTPELIKIYSQLSGAISRYEELRYGLAVERDEKAIALQAKWKLGLFIPNIYTKEQERTIRERLGLLQWIDRLLSGETLANDDLEPLANLVWDHYKQVNLILGLNLNPHSRKHSNIYIFNQLIKQLGIPAEVIRYRQNQTTIISLQKKRWRLIESILQRRKFRRNNKVETLNILQEAELTKSFNASNSFFIPCLTNFSLFSSLENQLNLEKLFTPKNCKTAVLTASGQPEEAS; translated from the coding sequence ATGAAGTGCAAACCTGACTACATCGAACAAAACCATTGGAATGAGTGGCTGGCTAGCGGTGTAGACCCTGACATGATTTCCCTTTGCGTCACCAGTCTCAAAGGTGAAAGCATCTACAACCACCTCTGCTACTCAAGTGAATTGCCGCGCAATAGTGCAGGTAGACTTTCTCTTGGTTTTATCAAACGTTATGAACACGCTACCTGTGGTGGTTGGTGGTGCAATGGTGTTGACCCGGGAACTGGGGAAGCGATCGAATGGGGATGTTTTAAACCGAATCAACCACGCTTGGGCGCAAAAAATAAGTTAATTAAATATGAACATCCACCAAAAATTCCTACTAGGGCTTTTTTCTTACCTGTAACTTTGCAAGTTTGGCTAAAGATTGCGGAAAGATTTAATTTAGTAATTCCTGACAATGTTGAAGTAACAGAAACCGGGGAAGCTTTAGGTTTTTGGCGTTGGGTAATTACACAACTTCCTTTACCGATTGTGATTACTGAAGGTGCAAAAAAAGCTGCTGCACTGTTAAGTATTGGCTTTGTTGCTATTGCTTTACCAGGAATTTGGAATGGGAGAAGAGTCGATCAAATTAATAAAACTGCGACTTTAACTCCCGATTTACAACCTTTTGTTAAAAGTGGTAGACAATTTGCTTTTTGTTTCGATCGAGATACGAAAACCCAGACTGTTACTGCTGTTAATTTAGCGATTAAAAAAACCGCCCAGCTTTTAATTAATGAAGGCAAATGTCCAGTTAAAGTAATTACTTGGAATACTCCTCAAAAAGGGGTTGATGATTTAATTGTTGCTGAAGGTGCAGCAGCTTTTGAGGAAGCTTATGATAATGCTTTGTCTTTAGGACAATGGAGTTGGTTAATTAAAAAACGATCGAGTTTGACTATTCCTGCTAAAGTAAAATTAAATGTTGCTGATTTATCTACAATTGGCTTAGAGTTACCTCAGACAGGAATCATTGCGATTTCGTCTGGGAAAGGTACGGGTAAAACTAAATTAATTTCTCAAGTTACTGCTGATAATGAAAGGTTATTATCTTTAACTCATCGGATATTTTTAGGTCGTTCTTTGGCGGAAAGGTTGGGTTATACTTGGCGGACTGATGCGGATAAAGGTAATGGTTATTATATTGATGAAAATGGTTATCCGACTTGGCGCTTGGGTTTATGTGTTGAATCTTTGTTAGGAATTCGTCCGTTTCAATTTTTTGGGGCGACAGTTGTAATTGATGAAGTTTGCCAGGTTTTTCGGGCTTTACTTACTAGTAGTACTTGTAATAAGGAAGGGAGAAGACCTGCAATTTTAGCGAGATTTGAAGAGATTATTAAGGTGGCGGCGCGGGTAATTATTGCGGATGCGGATTTGGATAATTATGCGATCGATTATGTGAAAGCTTTACGTGGCGAAGATGAGGTTTTTTTGATTGAAAATCAGTATCAAACTCCGGGTTATGCTTGCACTGTTTATAATTGTTTAGACCATAGTGCGATCGTTGCTGATACTGTGGAAATGGCAACAGGTGGGAAAAGATTATTTATTGCTACTGATTCTTTAAAAAGTTCTAATGTGTTGGTTAATTTGTTGGAATCGGGAATTAGCCGCGATCGCATTTTAGTCATCAATTCAGAAACCGTTAATTTGACTGCACAACGAGAATATGTGAGACAAATTAATGAGAAATTATCCCTCTATGATATCGTCATTGCTACTCCTAGTATGTCTACTGGTGTAAGTATTGAAGCGGAATGGTTTGATGCGGTAATTGGAATTTTTTATGGTGTAGTTAATGATGCAGATATTGCCCAATCTTTAGCCAGAGTTAGACATCCTATACCCCGCTATATTTGGGTAGCTAAGTCTGGGAAAAACTTTTGTTCGGTTTCTAAATCTGAATCGCCTTATGTAATCTTACGAGAATTAAAATCTCGTTGGGATTTGGAAGTAGGATTAATTAGAATGAGTTTATCGCCAGAAATGTTGGCGATTGTAAATATTCCGATCGATTGGGAAAACTGTTGTCATAAAAAATTGTGGTCGCAAATAGAAGCTAACAGTAATTGGGCGATGTGGAACTTGCGAGAAGCCGTAATTGCTAGGTTAAAATATGAAGGCAATTACCTTAAATTCATGACAGTTAATTCTAGTCAATTTTTCCGCAATTTAACTAAGAAAGTAAGTAACAAAATTCAATTATCCCATTACCAAGCTGTGGCAAATTCTCGGATTTTATCCAGTAGTGAAAAAGCAAAATTAGAATCTCAAGAAGTAATCACCGCAGCGGAAAGATTAAATTTAGAAAAAACTCAAGCTGCGGAATGGTTGGCTGTTACAAAGGAATCAGAAGTAACCCCAGAATTAATCAAAATTTATTCGCAATTATCTGGGGCTATTTCTCGTTATGAAGAATTACGTTATGGATTAGCTGTGGAAAGAGATGAAAAAGCGATCGCACTTCAAGCTAAATGGAAACTGGGATTATTCATTCCCAATATCTACACTAAAGAACAAGAACGGACGATTAGAGAACGTTTGGGACTTTTGCAATGGATCGATCGTCTATTAAGCGGCGAAACTTTAGCCAATGATGACTTAGAACCTTTAGCTAATTTAGTTTGGGATCACTACAAACAAGTTAATCTAATCTTAGGTTTGAATCTAAATCCCCATTCCCGAAAACACTCTAATATTTATATTTTTAATCAACTGATTAAACAACTGGGGATTCCTGCTGAAGTCATCCGTTATCGACAGAATCAAACTACGATAATTAGCTTGCAAAAAAAACGTTGGAGACTTATAGAAAGCATTCTCCAACGACGAAAATTTAGGAGAAACAATAAAGTTGAAACACTCAACATTCTCCAAGAAGCAGAATTGACTAAATCATTCAATGCTAGCAATTCATTTTTTATCCCTTGCTTAACCAACTTTTCTTTATTTTCTAGTTTAGAGAATCAGCTAAACTTAGAAAAATTATTCACTCCTAAAAACTGCAAAACTGCGGTGTTAACTGCATCTGGACAACCGGAAGAAGCATCATGA
- a CDS encoding response regulator, translating to MRYSIGTPGLLLLVEDNADDEELALMAFEQGGISNRVIVTRDGVEALDYLFSRGIYRDRSPEDLPALILLDLQLPKINGLEVLQQIKSNPKTQLIPVVILTTSTEQKDLVESYSLGCNSYIQKPVDYDQFLRVIQQLGMYWLDINSPPPLSVAYDE from the coding sequence ATGAGATACTCTATCGGTACACCAGGGCTATTGCTTTTAGTGGAAGATAATGCTGATGATGAAGAACTCGCTCTAATGGCATTCGAGCAAGGAGGGATTTCTAATCGTGTAATTGTAACCAGAGATGGTGTAGAAGCATTAGATTATCTGTTCTCTAGAGGGATTTACCGCGATCGATCGCCAGAAGATCTACCCGCTTTAATTCTCTTAGATTTACAGTTGCCTAAAATTAATGGCTTAGAAGTGTTACAACAGATTAAGAGCAATCCAAAAACTCAGCTAATTCCGGTTGTAATTTTGACTACATCCACTGAACAAAAAGATTTGGTAGAAAGTTATAGTTTAGGTTGCAATAGTTACATTCAAAAACCAGTAGATTATGATCAATTTCTCAGAGTTATTCAACAATTAGGGATGTATTGGCTAGATATCAATTCACCTCCTCCTTTGTCAGTTGCTTATGATGAATAA
- a CDS encoding alpha/beta fold hydrolase: protein MEDWWKTTFPKGREILKITDANGYPVSIAYGEKGQGKPLFLIHGIGGWSYNWRYNIETLAKHFRVICFDAKGCGFSDKPLYREKNDHQIIEFKRIISALCDRPAIIVAESLGGLISLAVAQDYPELISDLIVVNVPIFAETLPHWGMSLLSQIPLELLQAFDLGRITTLCAPLVKEILAIERRSVLFDPTKFTEKDAYWMSYPYIQFPGTLTKAAEDIQIAVKEIQLKQNFQPNLISKIHKKLAFVKCPTLILWGEQDSWFSYKHGEKLAKLLPYSQLKIIPNCCHDASSGCPDAVNTAVLQFLGVNNFSKFS from the coding sequence ATGGAAGACTGGTGGAAAACTACCTTTCCAAAAGGTCGGGAAATTCTCAAAATCACCGATGCTAATGGATATCCTGTTTCTATTGCTTATGGTGAAAAAGGACAGGGAAAACCTTTATTTTTAATTCATGGTATTGGCGGTTGGAGTTATAATTGGCGTTATAATATCGAAACTCTTGCTAAACATTTTCGGGTAATTTGTTTTGATGCTAAAGGTTGTGGCTTTTCTGACAAACCTTTATATCGGGAAAAAAACGATCATCAAATTATTGAATTTAAACGGATTATTAGTGCGCTTTGCGATCGACCTGCAATTATAGTTGCAGAATCACTAGGAGGATTAATCAGCCTTGCAGTTGCACAAGATTATCCCGAATTAATTTCTGATTTAATAGTAGTCAATGTTCCTATTTTTGCCGAAACACTACCTCATTGGGGAATGTCATTGTTATCACAAATTCCCTTAGAACTATTGCAAGCATTTGATTTAGGTAGAATCACTACTTTGTGTGCGCCTTTAGTTAAAGAAATTTTAGCCATTGAAAGGCGTTCTGTCTTATTCGATCCGACAAAGTTTACAGAAAAAGACGCTTATTGGATGAGTTATCCTTATATTCAGTTTCCGGGAACTTTGACAAAAGCAGCCGAAGATATTCAAATTGCGGTTAAAGAGATACAATTAAAGCAAAATTTTCAGCCTAATTTAATCAGTAAAATCCATAAAAAATTGGCCTTTGTTAAATGTCCCACCTTAATTTTATGGGGGGAACAAGATAGTTGGTTTTCTTATAAACATGGCGAAAAGTTAGCTAAACTTTTGCCATATTCACAGTTAAAAATTATTCCCAATTGCTGTCATGATGCTTCTTCCGGTTGTCCAGATGCAGTTAACACCGCAGTTTTGCAGTTTTTAGGAGTGAATAATTTTTCTAAGTTTAGCTGA